In the Pseudomonas sp. DTU_2021_1001937_2_SI_NGA_ILE_001 genome, one interval contains:
- a CDS encoding CynX/NimT family MFS transporter: protein MTAQLPRQPDHPSSPDASQTSDPAKPGVSARRSGLLLLGLVLVALNLRPALSSIAPLLNDVSAALGLSAAEAGLLTTLPVLCLGLFAPLAPLLARRFGSERVVLWVLLLLASGVLLRSNLGAFGLFAGSLVAGACIGIIGVLLPGIVKRDFPHQAGTMTGVYTMALCLGAATAAASSVPLSQAFGDLWTVGLGFWVVPAVLAAMVWWPQARSAHALQQDRYRVIGLWRDRLAWQVTLYMGLQSSLAYIVFGWLPSVLIDRGLAPAQAGLLLSGSILVQLVSALSAPWLATRGKDQRLAIILAMLLTLAGLFGCLYAPLQGLWGWAILLGLGQGAAFSLALALIVLRAGNSQVAANLSSMAQGVGYTLASMGPFAVGVVHDLTGSWQAIGWIFAFLGCGSMIAALGAGRARQVQVSCEKV from the coding sequence ATGACTGCCCAGCTTCCCCGCCAGCCCGATCACCCGTCCAGCCCGGACGCAAGCCAGACATCCGACCCGGCCAAACCCGGCGTCAGCGCGCGGCGCAGCGGGTTGTTGCTGCTGGGCCTGGTGCTGGTGGCGCTCAACTTGCGGCCGGCGTTGTCGAGCATCGCGCCGCTGCTCAACGATGTTTCCGCCGCCCTGGGCCTGTCGGCCGCCGAGGCGGGCTTGCTGACCACGCTGCCCGTGCTGTGCCTGGGGCTGTTCGCACCGCTGGCGCCGCTGTTGGCGAGACGTTTCGGCAGCGAGCGGGTGGTGCTCTGGGTGCTGCTGTTGTTGGCCAGCGGCGTGCTGCTGCGCAGTAACCTGGGGGCGTTCGGGCTGTTCGCCGGAAGCCTGGTGGCAGGCGCCTGCATCGGCATCATCGGCGTGCTGTTGCCGGGCATCGTCAAGCGCGATTTCCCTCACCAGGCCGGCACCATGACCGGTGTCTACACCATGGCTTTGTGCCTGGGCGCGGCCACGGCGGCGGCCAGCAGCGTGCCGTTGAGTCAGGCGTTCGGCGACCTGTGGACGGTCGGCCTGGGCTTCTGGGTCGTCCCGGCTGTACTGGCTGCAATGGTCTGGTGGCCGCAGGCGCGCAGCGCCCATGCCCTGCAGCAGGACCGCTACCGGGTCATCGGTTTGTGGCGTGACCGCCTGGCCTGGCAGGTCACTCTGTACATGGGGCTGCAGTCATCGCTGGCCTATATCGTGTTCGGCTGGCTGCCCTCGGTACTCATCGATCGCGGACTGGCCCCGGCGCAAGCCGGCCTGTTGCTGTCCGGTTCGATCCTCGTGCAACTGGTCAGTGCGTTGAGCGCACCTTGGCTGGCCACCCGAGGCAAGGACCAGCGGCTGGCGATCATCCTGGCCATGCTGCTGACCCTGGCGGGCCTGTTCGGCTGCCTGTATGCGCCGCTGCAGGGGCTGTGGGGCTGGGCCATTCTGCTGGGCCTGGGGCAGGGCGCGGCATTCAGCCTGGCCTTGGCGCTGATCGTGCTGCGCGCGGGCAATTCGCAAGTCGCCGCCAACCTGTCGAGCATGGCTCAGGGTGTGGGCTATACGTTGGCGTCCATGGGGCCTTTCGCCGTGGGGGTGGTGCATGACCTGACCGGCAGTTGGCAGGCCATCGGCTGGATCTTCGCCTTTCTGGGCTGTGGTTCGATGATCGCCGCGCTGGGCGCGGGCAGGGCGCGCCAGGTACAGGTCAGCTGTGAAAAGGTCTGA
- a CDS encoding nuclear transport factor 2 family protein — protein MSDDPQSQANADLITAFYQAFARLDAEAMCACYSDDVLFSDPVFGELRGAQAKDMWRMLTSRAKEFSVRFDQVQADAHTGSAHWVATYLFSQTGNTVVNDIQARFVLRDGKIVEHHDHFDLWRWSRQALGTKGLLLGWTPLVQNAIRAQAQKGLKAFSGQRNA, from the coding sequence ATGAGCGACGATCCGCAAAGCCAGGCCAACGCCGACCTCATCACCGCTTTCTACCAGGCCTTCGCGCGCCTGGATGCCGAAGCCATGTGCGCCTGCTACAGCGACGACGTGCTGTTCAGCGACCCGGTATTCGGTGAATTGCGCGGCGCACAGGCCAAGGACATGTGGCGCATGCTCACGTCTCGGGCCAAGGAATTCTCCGTGCGTTTCGACCAGGTGCAGGCCGACGCACATACGGGTTCGGCGCACTGGGTGGCGACCTACCTGTTCAGCCAGACCGGCAACACCGTGGTCAACGACATCCAGGCGCGTTTCGTGTTGCGTGACGGCAAGATCGTCGAGCACCACGACCACTTCGACCTGTGGCGCTGGTCGCGCCAGGCCTTGGGTACCAAGGGGCTGCTGCTGGGCTGGACGCCACTGGTGCAGAACGCCATCCGTGCCCAGGCGCAAAAGGGTCTGAAGGCCTTCTCCGGGCAACGCAATGCCTGA
- a CDS encoding GIY-YIG nuclease family protein produces the protein MPESLATADGKPWFVYLVRAANGSLYCGISDDPQRRFAAHQSGKGARFFRASPAVALAYVESWPSKGEALRHERMIKKLRKSAKEALARSDWQASVALPA, from the coding sequence ATGCCTGAAAGCCTGGCCACGGCCGATGGCAAGCCCTGGTTCGTGTATCTGGTGCGGGCGGCCAACGGTTCGTTGTATTGCGGTATCAGCGATGATCCGCAGCGGCGTTTCGCCGCGCACCAGAGCGGCAAGGGCGCGCGATTCTTCCGCGCCAGCCCGGCGGTGGCCCTGGCCTACGTGGAGTCCTGGCCCAGCAAGGGCGAGGCGCTGCGCCACGAGCGGATGATCAAGAAGCTGCGCAAGAGTGCCAAGGAAGCCCTGGCCCGTTCCGACTGGCAGGCGAGCGTCGCGCTACCCGCCTGA